Genomic DNA from Bryobacter aggregatus MPL3:
GACCAGCATGGCAGGACAGGCAGCGCGCGGCCAGGATCGGGTGAATGTCGGTCACAAAGTCGGCAGCGCTGGCGACCCATGCCAAGTGGCAAAGAAAAAGAAGACGATGCAAGGAGCTACGCATTGCAGATTCAACTATACAATCAAGAATTCATGCGAGCTATCAGTCTGACCACACCGGGTGAATTTCAATGGATCGATCTTCCTGCGGCCAATGAGCCGGGGCCTGGAGAGGCGTTGGTGCGCATCCGTGCCGTTGGTATCTGCGGGAGCGATCTGCACGCCTATAAAGGACGGCAACCCTTCTTTAGCTATCCGAGAATTCTGGGTCATGAGTTGAGCGTTGAGGTGTTGCGCGTGGGCGAAGGTGTCGTTGGGCTGGAGCCCGGCGACCGTTGCGCGGTGAATCCTTATCTCGCCTGCGGCACCTGCATTGCGTGCCGCCGTGGGAAGTCCAATTGCTGCACCACTTTGAAGGTGATTGGCGTTCATGTCGATGGCGGCATGCGCGAAGAGATGATTCTGCCGGCTGCGCACCTTTACCCGTCCAAGAAACTGTCGCTCGAGGAACTGGCTCTGGTGGAGACACTCGGGATTGGCTGCCACGCAGTGAACCGGGCGCAACCCGTCGCTGGAGATCGCGCGCTGGTCATCGGAGCAGGCCCGATCGGTTGTACGGTGATGGAGTTTTTACGCTTGAAAGGTACGCCCTTTGAAGTGCTCGACCTCAGTCCCAGCCGCCGCGAATTTGCGACCAAGCAGATGTCGGCCTCGGTCGTCCATGAATCGAAAGAAAGCGTGTTGGCCCAGGCGCCGGAGTTGCCGACCCTTGTTTTCGACTGCACCGGCAATCCGGGCTCGATGCACGATGCTTTCTCCTACACCGCGGCTGGTGGCAAGCTCACCTTTGTCGGGCTCTTTGTGGGCGACATCAGCTTCCACGACCCCGACCCCTTCCATCGCCGGGAGATGACCATTCTGAGTTCGCGCAATGCCCTGCCCGCCGAGCATCGCTTCATCCTCGAACAGTTGGAGAACGGCAGCATCGAGACCCGGAGCTGGGTCAGCGAACTGTGTCCGGCCGAGGGAATGGCCGATCGATTTCCCACCTGGACAGACCCGGGGAGTGGCATCCTCAAAGCCGTCGTGAGCTGGTAAGACGCTAGCCTTCCCGCTTCCGCCGCGACTCGCCAAATACCGCGTTCCACGGCGGAATGACAATGCTAACGCTGCCATTCGCGCGCACCTGGCAGGCCAGGCGAATCAGTGGCCGCTCGACATCGGAATCAATGAAGCCGCTATCCCAATAGCCGAAATACTGCATCCGTTTCCGCTCGAAGTCGTCGGCGGGATCCAGCTTCTCGTTCCCGCCCAGAACCCCAATCCAGCAGGTGCCACAGGAACCGGCGCGGCAATCAACCGGAATCGGCCCCATGCCCTCATAACAACGTGCGTCGCTATCGTGATAATTACGCTTGTCGAGTTCGGCGGCGGAAGTGATCTCCTGGGCCGGAAGGATTGGGAACCAGCCATCCTGCTTGCGCTCCTCAAAGATGACGCGGTCGCAAGCCTTTCTGCCCTTCATCCTCTCGAGCAACGAGGGCGCGTAACGGCTGGCGCGTTCGGTGCTGCGGTCTGCGGGAGGTGTCCAGGTTTCTTTGAGAAAGTCTGGTCCACAGAGTTCCACCGTGCGGAGTGCGATGGCGGCCATCGGAAGCGCGTGCGCAACCGGAGCTCCGCTACGGCGGGCGAGACTGCGAATGCGGGATTCCAGCGGCGAACAGTCCGCCTCGTCCAGTGCCAGGCGAACGGCGCCCCAAAAACGATGGCTGTCGAGAAAGGCATGCGAGGTGTTCGCTTGTTGGGCGAGCTTGCTCTGGCCCTTCAATTGGAAGAAGACGAAACGTTCTGCAAGCTCTGGCAGAATCTCCGGCCACATGGCAAACCAAATGCGGAGTGCATCACGGTCCGGGCCATGGACTTCAGGGTGAATGGCTGACAGTGCGGCCAGCCATTCTTCGTGCGGGCTCAGGCCACGAGTCCTTTGATCACGTTTGCCTTTTCGACACCGGTGAGCTTCTGATCGAGGCCCTGGTACTTGTAGGTGAAGCGCTCATGGTCAATGCCAAACTGGTGCAGCAGTGTGGCTTGGAAATCCCGGACGTGGACGGGATCTCGAACGATGTTGTAACTGAACTCATCGGTCTCTCCCCAGACGATCCCAGGCTTGGCGCCCCCGCCGGCCATAAAGAGAGAGAAGCAACGCGGATGATGATCGCGACCGTAGTTGGTCGGCGTCAGCTTACCCTGAGAATAGATGGTGCGGCCAAACTCCCCGCCCCAGACCACCAGTGTCTCGTCGAGCATGCCGCGCTGTTTCAGATCCTGGATCAGACCGTAGAGTGCGCGATCGACGTCCTTGCATTGCGATGGCAGCACCTCGGGCAGGTCGCCATGCACGTCCCAGCCACGCATGTAGAGTTGCACGAAGCGAACGCCGCGTTCGACAAGGCGCCGGGACATCAGGGCCTGATTGGCAAAGGTGCCAGGCTTACGCGCCTCCTCACCGTATAGCTCGTAAGTGCTAGCCGGTTCCTTGCTGAGATCGGTCAAATCCGGCACGCTCGACTGCATGCGGAAGGCCATCTCGTACTGCGCAATGCGGCTCTTGGTTTCCGCATCGGCGTACTTTTCATAGGTCATTTGGTTCAGCTCGCCCAATGCATCGAGCATCCGGCGGCGCATCTCCGGTGGCACGCCTTCGGGATTCTTCACGTAGAGAACCGGCTCGCCAGCGCTGCGCAAAGAAACTCCCGCGTACTGGGCGCTCAGATAACCAGCGCTCCAAAGCCGGGCCGAAATGGCTTGCACATTCGCCTTTGGGTGCGTGTGGTTCGCATTCAGAACAACGAAAGTGGGCAGATCCTGATTCATGCTGCCCAGGCCATAGGCGATCCAGGAACCGATACAGGGCTTGCCCGCGATCTGGTTGCCGGTTTGGATGAAGGTGATGGCCGGCTCATGGTTGATCGCCTCGGTGTGCATCGAACGGATGATGGTGAGGTCGTCGGCCATCTTCGCGACGTTCGGAAGCAACTCGCTGATCCAGGCGCCGCTTTGCCCGTGCTGGGCAAACTTGAAAACTGTCGGAGCGATCGGAAAACGCGTCTGGCCGCTCGTCATCGTCGTGAGGCGTTGGCCGTTCCGGATGCTCTCTGGCAGATCTTTGTCATACCAGTCCTTCATGGCGGGTTTGTAGTCGAGGAGGTCATGCTGCGGTGGCGCGCCTACCATGTGCAGATAGATGGCCCGCTTCGCCTTGGGGGCAAAGTGCGGCAGTTCTTTTCCCTGCTCCTTTGCGCCGAGCAATTGATTCAGCGCAAGAGCACCAAAGCCCCGCGCTCCATTGCCGAGAAGTTGCCGCCGGGTGGCAAGCAGTACCGCATCCCGTTCTGCGTCGTGGATTTTCACTTGTTCAGTACCTCGTCGAGATTCATCAGTTGGTTCGCCATCATGGTGAGTGCCGCGAATTCGGGCACCGGAAGTTTGGGATCGGCCTTGCTTTCACCTACGGCAATCAGCTTCCGTGCATCCGCTGGGTCGGTGTCGTAGTGGCGCAGGTAGTCACGATAGGCGGCGCGCGAGATCTCGCGTTCCCTGCCCTCAAAGCGGCGTGTCACCAGCCGTTCGGTCAGATAGTCGAGTTGTGCGTCGAAGTCGTTGCGATGCGCATGGATTGCCCGTTGCGCTAAGGCCCTTGCCGCCTCGACAAACTGCACATCGTTCATCGTCAACAGCGCCATGAGCGGCGTGTTGGTGCGTTCGCGGCGCACGGTGCAGGCTTCCCGCGAGGGCGCATTGAAGATGTCCATCGCCGGTGGCGGCGCACTGCGTTTCCAGAAGGTATAGAGGCTGCGGCGATAAAGCGCGTCCCCGTGGTCCTGGGTATAGAAGCGTGTATCTGAGGATTCCATCGCCACCGTTTCCCAGATGCGTTCTGGCTGATAAGGCTTGACGCTGGGCCCGCCGATGGTAGGCACCAACAGCCCGCTTGCGGCGAGTGCATAGTCGCGCACCATCTCGCCGTCCATGCGGAAGCGCGGCCCCCGGCTGAGCAGACGATTGTCCGGGTCGATCTTGCGCCGCTCCTCAGTGGTGACGGCCTGTTGTTGATAAGCAGAACTGGTGAGCATCAGGCGCAGCAGACGCTTGACGTCCCAACCGTTCTCGCGGAAGTCGACTGCGAGCCAATCGAGCAATTCGGGATGACTGGGTGCTTCTCCCTGGCTCCCGAAATCTTCGCTGGTCCGGACGATTCCGGTGCCAAAGACTTCCTGCCAATAACGGTTGACCGCAACGCGGGCAAAAAGCGGATTCTCCGGCTTGAGCAACCATTCTGCCAAGCCCATCCGGTTCTTCTCCACCTTGGGGCCGAGGCCTCCTAGGACCCCCGGCACATCGGCTTCGACTTTCTCACGCGGCTGATCGTACATGCCCCGGAAGAGAATGTTTGCGCTTGGCTTCGAGTCTTTGCGCTCCACCATGACGTGCGTTACGGCTCCGCGGCGAAGGATATTGCGCCGCTCGGCTTCCAGCACAGCAAGCTGGGTCATCATCTTGCGGGAAGCGCCATCGCGACTGGCGGCCCAGACGCGCGACAACTCGACCGGTGCTCCTTCTTTGGCGCGGGGCAGCATATCGAGAACCGAGATCTCCTCGCTCGACAACACGCGCGAGTAGATGCGCAGGTCCTTCAGTGCGCCACCTTTATAGCTGCGCTTGTTGCCGTCGCCCCCGATGCGCAGCGGAATCCCGGGCAGGAAATTGCCCTTGAGTGCGGAACGGGCCGATTCCTGTTTGCCTTCATGCACCGCCTTGATGCCGTTGAAGTAAAGCTCGAAACCATCTTTCTTGCTCCGGCTTCCGTCATAGGTAAACGCGACGTGATACCAGCCGCCCGCCGTCATCTTCGCACCGTTGCCGCCCCGGGCGACGATCGATTCGCCGTTGTCGCCAATCAAGCGCAACAACGGTTGGCGACCCTGGATGTCCAGGCTCCAGCCACGGATATTTTTGCTCTCTTTCTCCATCGAATTGGTTTGTGAGAGGATGGTCCAGTTTTCATCAGGCTTCGGGTAGTAGACCCAGGCAGCAATGGTGAAAGGCTTGTCGGGATCGATCAGTTGGAAGCGCGGAATCTCTTTGAGCCCACCTTCCGCCGGGAACTCAATCTGTTCGAGAGCCCATTCCGGTTTGAAGGACTTGGGCAACTCCAGCTTTGCGCCCGCTTGGGGAGACAGATGATCGGCACGTTCGCCAAGCTTGCCGCGCAGGGCAATCATCTGGTGATCGAGAGTCGCCCAACGCGATTCATCCTGCTTGGCGGGGAGGAAAATCACTGGTGGGGTATCGCTGATATTGCCATCGAGCGGCTTCTGCTCGGTATTACGGAAGAAGGCCGCCATTGAATAGAAGTCCTTCTGAGTGATGGGGTCAAACTTGTGATCGTGGCAAGTGGCGCAGCCGACGGTGAGGCCCATAAAGACGGTGCTCGTGGTGTCGACACGATCCTTCGCGTACATCACCGCGACTTCATCTTCAATCACTCCTCCCTCATTGGTGGTGACATTGTTGCGATGGAAGCCGGAGGCGATCAACTGCTCCTTTGTCGGATTCGGCAACAGGTCGCCGGCAATCTGATCGCGAACAAAGTTGTCGAAAGACTGGTTCCGGTTGAAGGCTTGGATCACCCAGTCGCGGTAAAGCCAGATCTCGCGATAGTTATCGATGTGCAGGCCGTGCGTGTCGGCATAGCGAGCGGCGTCGAGCCAGTAACGCCCGCGATGCTCGCCGTAATGCGGAGAAGCGAGCATCTGATCCACATAACGTTCCCAGGCTCCGGGTTGTTGGTCTTTAAGAAAGGACTGGACTGCGGCTTCCGACGGCGGCAGTCCTGTCGCGTCCAGGGCCGCACGGCGGGCTAAGGTTCGGCGATCGGCTTGGGCCGAGGGCGTGAGACCTTCTTTTTCGAGACGTGCGAGAATAAAGTGATCGATCTCATTCGTCGGCCACGCAGTTTGTTTCACGGTTGGCAACGGAGATTTGACGGGGGTCAGAAAAGCCCAATGCTCCTGCCAGTCGGCACCCTGATCGATCCAACGTTTGAGAACGTCGATCTGCGCCGCCGTCAAATTTTTGTGAGAGGCCGGAGGCGGCATTCGAAGCGCTGTTTTCTCGTGCAGGATTCTTTTTAGAATCAGACTATTGGCAGAATCGCCCGCAACGATCGGCGTGCCATTCTTTCGTGCTCGAAATGCTTCAGACTTAACGTCAAGACGAAGTCCCGCCATGCGCGTCTCTTTATCAGGGCCATGGCAATGGAAACAGGAATCGCTTAGAATAGGACGCACTTCCCGCCGGAAATCAACGTGTTCTGTGGCAAAAACAACGAGGCCCGATAAGAGTAATAGCGAGAGCTTCATGTATCCCGTCATCTTATCGCGCTTAAATTCCGTAGACTGTAGGTATTCCAAACGATGAAGGTTTTGCTCGCTCTCCTCACTGCGACTCTCGCATTCGGCGATACGAAAATTGCAAATCATCCCCGTGTCCGCGAGGCCGAGCGTCTGGTGAGCGAGGGGCGTTCTGCCGTTTCTGCAGGGAATCCTGCGGAGGCTCGCAATTTTTTCGATCGGGCCATCGACCACCTGCTCGAAGCGCCGGCTGAAGATCCGGATCGGGAATCGCTCGACCGTTATATCCAGAACCTGGCGGCGAAGATCTACGCGATTGATCTTGAATCGCTGGGTGCCGCACGGAATCTCGACGATGTCCGCTTTGACAAGAG
This window encodes:
- a CDS encoding DUF1501 domain-containing protein, whose protein sequence is MKIHDAERDAVLLATRRQLLGNGARGFGALALNQLLGAKEQGKELPHFAPKAKRAIYLHMVGAPPQHDLLDYKPAMKDWYDKDLPESIRNGQRLTTMTSGQTRFPIAPTVFKFAQHGQSGAWISELLPNVAKMADDLTIIRSMHTEAINHEPAITFIQTGNQIAGKPCIGSWIAYGLGSMNQDLPTFVVLNANHTHPKANVQAISARLWSAGYLSAQYAGVSLRSAGEPVLYVKNPEGVPPEMRRRMLDALGELNQMTYEKYADAETKSRIAQYEMAFRMQSSVPDLTDLSKEPASTYELYGEEARKPGTFANQALMSRRLVERGVRFVQLYMRGWDVHGDLPEVLPSQCKDVDRALYGLIQDLKQRGMLDETLVVWGGEFGRTIYSQGKLTPTNYGRDHHPRCFSLFMAGGGAKPGIVWGETDEFSYNIVRDPVHVRDFQATLLHQFGIDHERFTYKYQGLDQKLTGVEKANVIKGLVA
- a CDS encoding zinc-binding alcohol dehydrogenase family protein — protein: MRAISLTTPGEFQWIDLPAANEPGPGEALVRIRAVGICGSDLHAYKGRQPFFSYPRILGHELSVEVLRVGEGVVGLEPGDRCAVNPYLACGTCIACRRGKSNCCTTLKVIGVHVDGGMREEMILPAAHLYPSKKLSLEELALVETLGIGCHAVNRAQPVAGDRALVIGAGPIGCTVMEFLRLKGTPFEVLDLSPSRREFATKQMSASVVHESKESVLAQAPELPTLVFDCTGNPGSMHDAFSYTAAGGKLTFVGLFVGDISFHDPDPFHRREMTILSSRNALPAEHRFILEQLENGSIETRSWVSELCPAEGMADRFPTWTDPGSGILKAVVSW
- a CDS encoding DUF1553 domain-containing protein, producing MICNFRIAECESRSEESEQNLHRLEYLQSTEFKRDKMTGYMKLSLLLLSGLVVFATEHVDFRREVRPILSDSCFHCHGPDKETRMAGLRLDVKSEAFRARKNGTPIVAGDSANSLILKRILHEKTALRMPPPASHKNLTAAQIDVLKRWIDQGADWQEHWAFLTPVKSPLPTVKQTAWPTNEIDHFILARLEKEGLTPSAQADRRTLARRAALDATGLPPSEAAVQSFLKDQQPGAWERYVDQMLASPHYGEHRGRYWLDAARYADTHGLHIDNYREIWLYRDWVIQAFNRNQSFDNFVRDQIAGDLLPNPTKEQLIASGFHRNNVTTNEGGVIEDEVAVMYAKDRVDTTSTVFMGLTVGCATCHDHKFDPITQKDFYSMAAFFRNTEQKPLDGNISDTPPVIFLPAKQDESRWATLDHQMIALRGKLGERADHLSPQAGAKLELPKSFKPEWALEQIEFPAEGGLKEIPRFQLIDPDKPFTIAAWVYYPKPDENWTILSQTNSMEKESKNIRGWSLDIQGRQPLLRLIGDNGESIVARGGNGAKMTAGGWYHVAFTYDGSRSKKDGFELYFNGIKAVHEGKQESARSALKGNFLPGIPLRIGGDGNKRSYKGGALKDLRIYSRVLSSEEISVLDMLPRAKEGAPVELSRVWAASRDGASRKMMTQLAVLEAERRNILRRGAVTHVMVERKDSKPSANILFRGMYDQPREKVEADVPGVLGGLGPKVEKNRMGLAEWLLKPENPLFARVAVNRYWQEVFGTGIVRTSEDFGSQGEAPSHPELLDWLAVDFRENGWDVKRLLRLMLTSSAYQQQAVTTEERRKIDPDNRLLSRGPRFRMDGEMVRDYALAASGLLVPTIGGPSVKPYQPERIWETVAMESSDTRFYTQDHGDALYRRSLYTFWKRSAPPPAMDIFNAPSREACTVRRERTNTPLMALLTMNDVQFVEAARALAQRAIHAHRNDFDAQLDYLTERLVTRRFEGREREISRAAYRDYLRHYDTDPADARKLIAVGESKADPKLPVPEFAALTMMANQLMNLDEVLNK
- a CDS encoding 2Fe-2S iron-sulfur cluster-binding protein, with translation MWPEILPELAERFVFFQLKGQSKLAQQANTSHAFLDSHRFWGAVRLALDEADCSPLESRIRSLARRSGAPVAHALPMAAIALRTVELCGPDFLKETWTPPADRSTERASRYAPSLLERMKGRKACDRVIFEERKQDGWFPILPAQEITSAAELDKRNYHDSDARCYEGMGPIPVDCRAGSCGTCWIGVLGGNEKLDPADDFERKRMQYFGYWDSGFIDSDVERPLIRLACQVRANGSVSIVIPPWNAVFGESRRKREG